One Peribacillus simplex NBRC 15720 = DSM 1321 genomic region harbors:
- a CDS encoding mechanosensitive ion channel family protein has product MDRIYDNVTKEILDEKIWLLMGEGIIKIFLVLLLSRIIIRIGKTVISKFFAVRLRSPIRVSERRETTLIKLLENIVTYVINFIALIMILEIFSFDVKALLAGAGILGLAVGFGAQSLVKDIITGFFVIFEDHFSVGDYIKINTFEGEVIEIGLRTTKIKSGAGELHFIPNGSIIQVTNYSILNSMAVVDVTIPNDGSVERAEKVLIDLLNSMEGKYEALVRAPEFLGIEKISPEEIVFRIKAETKPMHHIEISRILKKEISAALDSSGIKSTYNGSES; this is encoded by the coding sequence ATGGATCGCATTTATGATAACGTTACAAAAGAGATATTGGACGAAAAGATATGGTTGCTGATGGGCGAGGGCATTATTAAAATCTTCCTTGTTCTGTTGTTATCGCGTATTATTATTAGAATAGGAAAGACGGTTATAAGTAAATTTTTCGCGGTTCGCTTAAGAAGCCCCATTCGTGTTTCAGAGCGTAGAGAAACGACACTCATTAAGTTGTTGGAAAATATTGTAACTTACGTTATCAATTTCATTGCCTTGATAATGATTCTTGAAATTTTCTCATTCGATGTTAAGGCCTTGCTGGCGGGAGCTGGTATTCTTGGTTTGGCAGTTGGGTTTGGTGCTCAAAGTCTGGTCAAGGATATAATTACAGGATTTTTCGTTATTTTTGAAGATCATTTCTCGGTTGGGGATTATATTAAAATCAATACTTTTGAAGGGGAAGTCATTGAAATCGGGCTTCGTACTACGAAAATTAAAAGTGGTGCAGGTGAATTGCACTTCATACCTAACGGCAGCATCATCCAGGTTACGAATTATTCCATTTTAAATAGTATGGCTGTCGTTGATGTGACCATACCTAACGATGGATCGGTCGAGCGTGCTGAGAAGGTGCTGATTGATCTTTTAAACAGTATGGAAGGTAAATACGAAGCCCTGGTCAGAGCACCTGAATTTTTGGGAATTGAAAAAATCAGTCCTGAAGAAATCGTCTTTCGGATTAAAGCGGAAACAAAGCCGATGCATCACATTGAAATCAGCAGGATATTAAAAAAAGAAATAAGTGCTGCGCTTGATTCAAGTGGG